Proteins encoded within one genomic window of Granulicella pectinivorans:
- the lon gene encoding endopeptidase La: protein MPTKTKDILSPDVRKLPMMPIRDMVIFPHMMTPFVVGRESSVRALEEALTGDRRIFLATQHDASVDEPSASDIYETGTIGNIVQSVKMPDGNIKVLVEGVERARATEVNDLDGFFVATLQTGALQLELTPQVETLVQRVHTLYEQYAKLQQSLNHETANADARTDEPAKLADKIAASLQLSIDEKQKLLDVFDPEARLNMVADVLDVAIEKLNMDRTIQSRVKRQMEKAQKEYYLNEKIKAIQKELGRGEKSEFDELKKKIESAGMPKDVLEKSMQELKKLEAMPPMSAESTVSRNYLDWLLAVPWKKRSKEIRSIEHAEEILNQDHYGLEKVKERILEFLAVRQLVKNPKGSILCFVGPPGVGKTSLGMSIAKATGRRFVRMSLGGVRDEAEIRGHRRTYIGALPGQVIQSMKKAGTKNPVFMLDEIDKMASDFRGDPASALLEVLDPEQNTAFQDHYLDVEYDLSQILFVATANVLHTIPGPLQDRMEILRLHGYTEVEKLEIAKQYLVKKQREGTGLTEAQIIFEDGALKGIIRGYTREAGVRNLEREIGNVCRKVARRVVKNGPEHTETITAENLESILGVAKFRDSVLNEKSEIGLVNGLAWTEVGGTTLQVEVQVLDGKGKLTITGQLGDVMQESAQAALSYIRSRARHLGLEKDFYRHLDIHVHVPEGAIPKDGPSAGITLATGLASALTKIPVRRDVAMTGEITLRGKVLPIGGLKEKLLAAHRLGIFEAILPEENRRDYADLPELIKSTMKLHFVEEMDQVLQLALEGKLPELTEDIPEALAAVVPVLPVPHQPTAHQ from the coding sequence ATGCCGACTAAAACGAAAGACATTCTGAGCCCCGACGTTCGCAAGCTTCCCATGATGCCCATCCGCGACATGGTCATCTTCCCGCACATGATGACGCCCTTCGTCGTCGGTCGCGAATCCAGCGTCCGCGCCCTCGAAGAAGCGCTCACCGGCGATCGCCGCATCTTCCTCGCCACCCAGCACGACGCCTCCGTCGATGAGCCTTCCGCATCGGACATCTACGAAACCGGCACCATCGGCAACATCGTCCAGTCCGTCAAAATGCCCGACGGCAACATCAAGGTCCTCGTCGAAGGCGTCGAGCGCGCCCGAGCGACTGAAGTCAACGATCTCGACGGCTTCTTCGTCGCCACCCTCCAGACCGGGGCTCTCCAGCTTGAGCTCACCCCGCAGGTCGAAACCCTCGTCCAGCGCGTCCACACCCTCTACGAGCAGTACGCCAAGCTCCAGCAGTCCCTCAACCACGAGACAGCCAACGCTGACGCCCGCACCGACGAGCCCGCGAAGCTGGCCGACAAGATCGCCGCCTCCCTCCAGCTCTCCATCGACGAAAAGCAGAAGCTCCTCGACGTCTTCGACCCCGAAGCCCGCCTCAACATGGTGGCCGATGTCCTCGACGTAGCCATCGAAAAGCTCAACATGGACCGCACCATCCAGTCGCGCGTCAAGCGCCAGATGGAGAAGGCTCAGAAAGAGTACTACCTCAACGAAAAGATCAAGGCCATCCAGAAGGAGCTGGGCCGCGGCGAGAAGTCCGAGTTCGACGAACTCAAGAAAAAGATCGAGTCCGCCGGCATGCCCAAGGACGTCCTCGAAAAGTCCATGCAGGAGCTCAAAAAGCTCGAGGCCATGCCTCCCATGTCCGCCGAGTCCACCGTCTCCCGCAACTACCTCGACTGGCTCCTCGCCGTGCCATGGAAGAAGCGTTCCAAGGAGATTCGTTCCATCGAGCACGCCGAAGAGATCCTCAACCAGGATCACTACGGCCTCGAAAAAGTGAAGGAACGCATCCTCGAGTTCCTCGCCGTCCGCCAGCTCGTCAAGAACCCCAAGGGCTCCATCCTCTGCTTCGTCGGGCCACCGGGCGTCGGCAAGACCTCCCTCGGCATGTCCATCGCCAAGGCCACCGGACGCCGCTTCGTCCGCATGTCCCTCGGCGGCGTCCGCGACGAGGCCGAGATCCGCGGTCATCGCCGCACCTACATCGGCGCGCTCCCCGGCCAGGTCATCCAGTCCATGAAGAAGGCTGGCACCAAGAATCCCGTCTTCATGCTCGACGAGATCGACAAGATGGCCTCGGACTTCCGCGGCGACCCAGCCAGTGCCCTGCTCGAAGTCCTCGACCCCGAGCAGAACACCGCCTTCCAGGACCACTACCTCGACGTCGAATACGACCTCTCGCAGATCCTCTTCGTCGCCACCGCCAACGTCCTCCACACCATCCCCGGTCCCCTGCAGGACCGCATGGAGATCCTCCGCCTCCACGGCTACACCGAAGTCGAAAAGCTCGAGATCGCCAAGCAGTACCTCGTCAAGAAGCAGCGCGAAGGCACCGGACTCACCGAAGCCCAGATCATCTTCGAAGATGGAGCACTGAAGGGCATCATCCGTGGCTACACCCGCGAGGCCGGCGTCCGTAACCTCGAGCGCGAGATCGGCAACGTCTGCCGCAAGGTAGCCCGCCGCGTCGTCAAGAACGGCCCCGAGCATACCGAAACCATCACCGCCGAGAACCTCGAATCCATCCTCGGTGTAGCCAAGTTCCGCGACTCCGTCCTCAACGAAAAGTCAGAAATCGGCCTAGTCAACGGCCTCGCCTGGACCGAAGTCGGCGGCACCACCCTCCAGGTCGAAGTCCAGGTCCTCGATGGCAAGGGCAAGCTCACCATCACCGGCCAGCTCGGCGACGTCATGCAGGAATCTGCGCAGGCGGCTCTCTCCTACATCCGTTCCCGCGCACGCCACCTCGGCCTCGAGAAGGACTTCTACCGCCACCTCGACATTCACGTCCATGTTCCCGAAGGCGCCATCCCCAAGGACGGCCCCTCAGCCGGCATCACCCTTGCCACCGGCCTCGCCTCGGCGCTCACCAAGATTCCGGTGCGCCGCGACGTAGCCATGACCGGAGAGATCACCCTCCGCGGCAAGGTCCTGCCCATCGGTGGTCTCAAGGAGAAGCTCCTTGCCGCGCATCGCCTCGGCATCTTCGAAGCCATCCTTCCGGAAGAGAACCGCCGCGACTATGCCGATCTGCCCGAGCTCATCAAGTCCACCATGAAGCTCCACTTCGTCGAGGAGATGGATCAGGTCCTGCAGCTCGCCCTCGAAGGCAAGCTTCCCGAGCTGACGGAAGACATCCCTGAGGCCCTCGCCGCCGTCGTCCCCGTCCTTCCCGTCCCTCACCAACCCACCGCGCATCAGTAA